taaattaattgacgTTCTGCATAATTGTATCGTAGATAAGAAAATGATAGTTCTCTACGGTTATATTGACGCCTGCCACTTATACTGAAAATCGAACATCTATGATTATCCTGAAATATTGATTGCTATGGCTGCGCCACACAATATGGCATTCGTTAAACAATTTGGTAACAgacaaattattatgtatttaaattattaaattctaaaaaaaaaaaaaaacatcatttCTATCTCTGCTTGCAATGTGTTCcagcaatattaattttttctacttCCAAGCGTGGACTCTCTTTGTCAAAATCAGTGGAACATCAATTATTTGCGAATGGATAtggataatataaacaattttacaaaaatatttgtaaaatatatttatccgcATTCacgtatcatttttttcttgctaAAATTTCACAACTTTATtagtggaaagaaaaaattttctagaatGATAATTATCTTGGTCAATATGGTATTccaaaaatttgaagattggAGATTCTTGAGGTAATTTCAAGcaacatttttctttgcaacaatattattaattatatttattactattcacTTAtccttatttaatttgtatagaaaatataatatatttatatcataatatattttcgataacgtagaatttcattatttcagcGACATTATCATTGTGAAATACGACATACACGTTTTAAAGGtcttgaaaagaaaaggattgtaagtaataatttatataatacaactaTATTAgtgttatatttatacgtactGTGCCGAAATTTTCTATGTTCATTTCATACAATCCACCTGCCGACAACGTACATAATTTCTTACTCCTTATTTGCATTACGTAGAGTACTTTTTGAATTCGCACAGGTACTCTATACCATATGCAACTGTATCtgttatataatatcgttACATTTGTACTTGTTAgaataatttactatttatttttgcatagaGTGAACACGtacatattatttgaaaactcAGAGCAATGATCCAAGAGTACTTGCCCAGGTAAACTGAGtacgaataaatgaaattgattagCTCCGCAAAATACAGCGCTTCTAATTGCTTCCTCTGGTCTATCCAAATTTACAACTGCCTGTAAAATAATAGGTATGTTgataatcttttcaatttaattgtttgattttattgattaaattgatttttacttGGACAGCTGTCGCGCTTATGGCCAACATATTTAACCCAACTTGAATAAGATAACTATTTCGATTGCTTTCattcagaatattataaaacctCAAAATTTAACGCAATGAATGAATtagttattacaattatttgaaacgtgtattttattgttactTGATAAATACAAACTGGATAGCTTCATCGTGAGTGATCACACAATTCCTGATTTGTTCGTAtgtgtaattatttgaaacaattttattgagTGATTTTGCATTTCCTGTTACTTGTTGTACTTggtatctttataaaaatagacatacaatttatttataatgagaaatattagattatttatatattattgtatattttgttatagcTCGATTATATTTACCCGCAAACTGTAAATAATGCGCTGCAATGATGAATTATAAGAATCAACAATGAATCTACGGCAACTATGGTTACTACAACCATGATCGATCCCCAAGCAAGTTGCAAATATacgtagaaaaaataattatcatcgttaaaaaataaataattaactttgaGTAGTTGTTGTCGTGGTCGAGTTTCGTTTAATGGAAGAACGATGTCCAATATGGGAGAAAGTAATGGAATCAGTAGGAACAATATCAAAGCTGTCAATAATGCacctaaaaaatatacttgatgatcattacaattatttaatctcaGAAAAGTATATCTAACTTTTCAgaaactaaataattaatcttaatttaattctggcacaattgacaaattaaaaatctaaaaaaactataatatactTCGGTATAATTGCGCCATTTTGTTTCCTTGTATAATAGTATTATCAAGAATATGCAATTCGTTGTTTAATTTCAGCTTGTCCCATTCACTTGccacaaattgaaataatttgtcaaactggaaaaaatatattattctaagaaaaaattcttttgtataattaaaaaattacttacgtTTTCcctatagaaatatatatttaatattttaacggcACTAATGGTAGCTGCGATAAAATGTGGTAGACCCTCGATCACTGCATCCATATTCTTGTCACATAACGACGTATACAACTCTATTGACTAatgatttcaattgtttaacgttacctttattttattacgtagAATTCACTCGCTTtagttttcttatttctataaaatgtgATTTCCTTACCGTTGGAACAATATTGCCCGAAATACTAATCACCACCACTGttactataaaatttctgAACTCATTCTTTAAACGCGGATCTTGTCCCAGAAGTTGAAAGTATTTCTCGACCATTTTATAGTAaggaatatcaaatatttcggGATACTGTCTTTCGGTTTTCTGAAATACTGAGTAActtaagtttaaatataataaaagttactctttgctattttaaatataacgagaaaaaatgattaacataatatcaatatatttttaatttgtaaaaaaattaaatatttcattatataaattatattctgtttCTCTTACTATCCATATTTCCAGTATTGCAGTACTATCGTAGAAACAATCGTCGTTTGAATCTTCTTCCTTCCAGAATGGAAGAAATCAATCTGATAAATGCAATTAAACTCGACATTTGATGATACACTATGCATCTAaccgaatatataatttttaagtataatttcgattcgtttctttaTACGACAGGTATACATCATTGCATACTTAAATTAATCGGCATTGTGCGACAATTGTATTATAgataagaaaatgataattctaCGGTTGTATTGACACTTGCCACTTATGTTGAAAATCGAACATCTACGATTATCCTGAAATATTGATTCCTATGGTTGCAATATGGCACTCGCTAAACATTCGGTGATAGACAaaagatttacaaattattgtgcattgaaaattattaaattctaaaaaaattatctctaaaCAGTGGTGTtccaataatacaaatttcttcGACCTCCAAATATGAGTTCCCCTTGTTGGATTCAGTCGAACATTGTTATTTGCAAAATGTGGATAGTATGGATAACTTTACAAAAGTATTTCTAAAACTATCATTTCttctcgttaaaatttaaaaattctattttcagtTCATCATAAGTGAAACTAATTCTAAAACTAATGAAATGttgattaattcattattttgatatgaTTTTCTTATggtaatatataatcttttttacacatttaaatattacagcaTTTATATGTTTGATAaagtcatttataattatttaacaatagatacaataattatgttaCTACTATTATTCACatccttatttattttatagatagaaaatataatatattttcgatatggATAACGTAGAATCATTATTTCAGCGACATTATCATTGTGAAATACGACATGCACGTTTTAAAAgtcttgaaaagaaaatgattgtaagtaataattcatataatacaaCTATATTAGCTTTATATTCGTACGTACTATGCCGAAATTTTCTATGTTCATTTCATACAATCCACCTGCCGACAACGTACATAATTTCTTACTCCTTATTTGCATTATGTAGAGTACTTTTTGAATTCGTACAGGTGCTCTATACCATATGCAACTGTATCtgttatataatatcgttATATTAGTACTTGTTAgaataatttactatttatttttacatagagTGAACGCatacatattatttgaaaactcAGAGCAATGATCCAAGAGTACTTGTCCAGGTAAACTGAGTACGAATAAATGGAATTGATTAGCCCCGCAAAATACAGCGCTTCTAATTGCTTCCTCTGGTCTATCCAAATTTACGACTGCCTGTAAAATAATAGGTATGTTGATGATCTTTTCAACTATTCAATTTAATCgtttgattttattgattaaattgatttttacttGGACAGCTGTCGCGCTTATGGCCAACATATTTAACCCAACTTGAATAAGATAACTATTTCGATTACTTTCattcagaatattataaaacctCAAAATTTAACGCAATGAATGAATtagttattacaattatttgaaacgtgtattttattgttaatttgataaatacaaACTGGATGGCTTCATCGTGCATGATCACGCAATTCTTGATTTGTTCgtacgtataattatttaaaacagttCCGTTAAACGATTTCGCATTGCTTATTACTTTTTGCACTTGGTATCTGGTatttatgatgaaaaatatatattttataaaaaaataaatatttataagaagagatataacattatatacttatatatacttgTATGTTTTTTGTAGCATGATCATATTTACCCGCAAACTGTAAATAATCCGCTGCAATGATGAATTATGAGAATCAATAATGAATCTACGGCAACTGAGGTCACCACAACTATAATTGATCCCCAAGCAAGTTGCAAATATAcgtagaaaaaataatcgtcATCGTTAAAAACCAAATAATTAACTTTGAGAAGTTGTTGTCGTGGGCGAGTTTCATTCAATGGAAGAAATACGTCTAACATAGGAGAAATTAATGGAATCAATAAGAACAATACCAAAGCTATCAACAGTGCACCTAAAAGGtatatacttaataatttaatttgcaaaatattaataaaaatgatgttatttaataattatggtAATCAAAAGCAAAATTGatcaaaactttaaattaaaaatcgttaattaattctaattcagtatcaaatatatatctaaattttttcaaaacaatttgtcggaaattaaataattaaatttgacaaaatttaCGATCAATTTTGCTTCTGGAACAAttcacaaattaaaaatctaaaaaattataatatactgcGATATAAGTGTGCTGTTCTGTTTCCTCTTATAATGGTTTTATCGAGAATATGCAattcattgtttaatttcagcTTGTTCCACTCATTTgttacaaattgaaataatttgtcaaactggaaaataatatattttttgaaaaaatatattattctaagaaaaaatttttttgtataattaaaaaaaattacttacgtTTTCCCTATAGAAATatacattcaatattttaacagCACTGATGGTAGCTGCGATAAAATGTGGTAGACCCTCGATCACTGCGTCCATATTCTTGTCACATAACGATGTATATAACTCTATTGACTAatgatttcaattgtttaacgttacctttattttattacgtagAAATTCACTCGATTCACTTTCCtcatttctataaaatgttCAACGTGATTTCCTTACCGTTGGAACAATATTGCCCGAAATACTAATCACCACCACTGttactataaaatttctgAACTCATTCTTTAAACGCGGATCTTGCCCcaaaagttgaaaatatttctcgaccATTTTATAGTAAGGAATGTCAAATATATCGGGACACTGTCTTCTGGTTTTCTGAAATACTAAAtgtcttaaatttaaattaatttcactacAATTCGTAATTGTAGTCGTtttaaatatcagaaatataattaatataaaattaataacgttatttatgattatgaaactaaaaaaaaaaaaaaacaaaaaattattttgttacattctgctcttgttttttttttttcttactattCATATTTCTAAGTTCATAACTTGAAACTAATCTGAAAGACTGAatgtacttattttttttctataagtcAATCTGACGAatgtaaatctaaaattatatttcgatagtATTGTAGCATATAATTGCAGAAAagcaatatcgataataatatataactacgTAAAATTGCAGAAATAACATATGACTGCAAATCAATCACttatcaatttcatattatagaataatttttgaactaTGATATTGTCTACAGTCTTTGCATTGTAGAGACAAGAAAATAGCTTGATAATTGATATCCGGCAGTTTACTTTGGAGAAAGAAGATCTATGATTAtactaaaatattgattacgcTTGTTGCAGTATGGAGTTTACTAAGCGTACAaagattttccaataattttccacTTAAATTTGACGAATTTGAATtcttaaaaagtaaatttattcgcAGTATGTATTCTCAGTGTTTTCAATAACAATATCTATTGCTGATGATTCtcatttcgtttcgaagaaaatatatataaattttattctttcagattaaaatttaattatataaataattataatatatttttatgataatatccaatctcataaaaattcaatcataattctgataaaatttacataagtttaaaattaatacatgataattaaatgaaaaatattgtttttaaatgtatgtatgtatgataaagtttttgaaatatattaaatacatacatattatttacaaattcagCAGAATGATCCAAAAATATCTATCCAGATAAGCTAAGtagaaataaatggaattattgattagctaaacaaaataaaaaattcttgctGTTCCaggtattatttaaattctaatataataataaattgctagctgaaaaatcaagaaattaattattattcagaagTTTTTTTTCCAAGTTGAGTTATCATTTACAGAACTGTCTTTAGTTGAACAGCTGTCGAACTTATGCCGAACATAGTTAATCCAACCTCAATCAGGTAATTATTTctgtcatttataatattgcagAACCTCAAAATGGAACGAAATAATGTTAGTTATTAATaactaaatgataatatattttattatttttacgaacCATATGGCTTCGTCATGCGTGATCACataattcttgaattttttataagtatattttaacttcatcaatcgatgaatttgattttgatgagACTTTTtcgatttgatatttattattttttaataaatatcatcagaatttaatttagaataaacatttaattagaataatttaaaacaaagattaaaaatttgattttgaaagatttaaaattttattatagaaatatattcaaaatatacaatcaaaaaatttccaaaaaaaaatattggttatatatatatttaaaattgtagttaataaatataattttataaaattttatggatCAATTCACATTAtatcattcatatatttattttatatcattttcattcactaaaataaaaaaattatttttatagtttactGAAAGTGGAATGatgttatgaaatatatgtcaattcattattttggTAAGATctgtaatatcttttatacattatacaacattttgtttatttgcaacatttgtttttttgataaagttttttatactatttaatattaataatgtacattaattatttctactaCTATTCATATCCTTAGTTAATTTGGATagagaatataatagatttagtTGTACATTTTCTATAAACATCGTAGAATCATTATTTCAACGACATTATCATGGTGAAGTATGACATACACGTTTTAAAagtcttgaaataaaattaaataataattagcaaaatatctatttttataatatctttatcatATACTATCATATACTACATACTATTCCGAAGTTCTCGATATTCATATCATACAATCCACCTGCAGTTAATGCACATAGTTTTTTACTTCTTATTTGCATCATATAAagcattttttgaatttccaaTGATGTTCCATACCACGTGGTATCATatctgttttaatattaatcaaatattaaattcgaggtatcgattattataattaattatattaaatacatacatagCATTTGCAAAATCAGCACAATGATCCAAAAGTATTTGTCCAGGTAGACTGAgcaaaaacaaatgaaattgattagCCCCAAAAAATACAGCACTTCTAATTGCTACATCAGGTCTGTCTAAATTTATGACTGtctgaaagataaaata
The window above is part of the Apis mellifera strain DH4 linkage group LG11, Amel_HAv3.1, whole genome shotgun sequence genome. Proteins encoded here:
- the LOC102655147 gene encoding uncharacterized protein LOC102655147 yields the protein MNIFQKTRRQCPDIFDIPYYKMVEKYFQLLGQDPRLKNEFRNFIVTVVVISISGNIVPTSIELYTSLCDKNMDAVIEGLPHFIAATISAVKILNVYFYRENFDKLFQFVTNEWNKLKLNNELHILDKTIIRGNRTAHLYRSALLIALVLFLLIPLISPMLDVFLPLNETRPRQQLLKVNYLVFNDDDYFFYVYLQLAWGSIIVVVTSVAVDSLLILIIHHCSGLFTVCGYQVQKVISNAKSFNGTVLNNYTYEQIKNCVIMHDEAIQFYNILNESNRNSYLIQVGLNMLAISATAVQAVVNLDRPEEAIRSAVFCGANQFHLFVLSLPGQVLLDHCSEFSNNIYSCIWYRAPVRIQKVLYIMQIRSKKLCTLSAGGLYEMNIENFGITFKTCMSYFTMIMSLK